Part of the Imperialibacter roseus genome, TACAGATGAAATCTCCATGAGCGACTTTAGCACACCCGAACGAAAATGAATATTGAGTAACTTTCAAGGGTTATCGAAACCCTTGAAAGTTATATGGAAACGGGAGAAGTAGCTTTTGAACAAATAGTGAAGGTCGGCTGTGGCCTTGACGTACATCAGGCGGTGATCGTAGCGACGATCAGCAAAGGGCAGAATGACTACCAGACCAGGGAGTTTGAAGCCTACACAAGTTCTTTGACAGAGTTAAGAGATTGGTGTAAAAGCCAGGGAGTTACCCATGTGGCAATGGAAAGCACAGGCGTTTACTGGAAGCCAGTATTTAATATACTGGAAGAGGACTTTGAAATTATTCTGGTCAACGCCCGCCACGTGAAGAATGTACCAGGGCACAAAACAGACAAACGTGACAGCAGATGGATCAGCAAGTTGCTGTTGGCTGGCTTGTTAAGAGGAAGTTTTATTCCTCCAAGAGACATTAGAGAGTTGCGGGATCTTGTCAGGTACAAAAAGCGCCAAGTAGAACATGTAGCCAGCGAGAAGAACAGATTGATAAGGATACTGGAAGATGCCAATATCAAACTCAGCACTGTACTTACCGAAGTTCATGGTGCCACTGGTAGTAAAATCATCAATGATATCATTGATGGTAAGACCAATGTGGATGATTTAATGAAGCACATTCACGGGAAGGTAAAGGCCAACCGAGAAGACATCCGTAAAGCCCTTGAGGGAAAATTAACAGCCCATCATCGTTTTATGCTCAATATTATCAGGAAGAGCATTGAGGAAAAAGAAGGGATCATTGGAGAACTGGAGCAACATATAGACCGATCCACTGCTCAGTATGCTGTAGAAATAGACTTGCTGCAAACCATCGATGGGGTGGGAAAAGACAGCGCCATCAGCATTATCAGTGAGATTGGTGTAGACATGAATCAGTTCCCTAACGAGCATCACTTGAGTAGTTGGGCAGGGCTGAGCCCGGGGAACAACGAGAGTGCGGGTAAAAAAAAAGCACAAGGACAGTTAAGGGAAACCGCTACCTGAAGTCTCTTTTGGTGGAATGTGGTTGGGGGGCGACAAGAAAGAAAGACGGCTACCTGAAGCGCAAATATCAAAGTTTAATTGCACGCAGAGGCAAAAAGAAAGCGCTGGTAGCAGTTGGTCATAAGATTATTATCGCCGCCTACCATGTTCTAAAAAACAAAGAGGCCTACAAGGAACCGCTATTGCACGACAGTGCTGAACGAAACAAGAAGCAGATCAAAAGACACTTAGCCAAACTAAAAGAGCTAGGCTACGATTTGGTTTCTGCCGCTTAAAGAACTTTAAAAGGCCGGTCTGTTACTGGAGCGTCTTCAATGACAGCCTGTAGATGAAATTGGTCTAACAAACAGGTTAAGCACCCAACGATGTAGCCAATCCCGATTTATCGGGAAGGAGCACGAACATGAAAATTTACTCTCTTAACCTTGTTATGGATACTTTACTACTTGATCGAAACAAAATTATATACACATGAAATCAGCCAGTACCATTTCGTTTTTGCATTTTTTTATCGCCTGTGTTTTTGTTGTTGGTTGTGGTGGCGAAACAGACGAGCCTGATCCGGTGGAGGAGGTGCATCCGACACTTCTTTTGAGTGAAAGAGACATAAACATCCTCATGGAAGATTCCACGCTGCTTCGATACACAATTTTGCCAGATACTATCACAATTGATGACCTGAAATGGACGTCGTCGGATGAAGAAGTGGCCACTGTATCGGCTACTGGCTTGCTAAGAGCTTTATCGATAGGCACAGCCACCATCAAGCTCAGTAGTGAGAGCGAAGAAGTGGAGGCTACACTAACGGTAAATGTGCTGCCTATTCCATTGTCATCAGTCGAGATTGCTGGTGGGGACTCAGTGGTAGTTGCCTTTGTCAACACAGAGGAATCATTGGATTTAGCTTTTTTGCCGGAAAATGCCACAGACAAAAGCATACAGTGGAGATCTTCGAATACCAATGTGCTAAGCGTGGATCCCACTGGAAAGGCGTTGGCCAAAACCCTGGGCTATGTGTTTGTGGAGGCTTACCGGGAAAACGACCCCTGGATTTATGATGCAGTGACCGTTATTCCAGCCGAAGAAGGCCAGCTGGTGGCCGCCAGCTTTGTGAACGTGGTGACATTTGCAGGTAAATACCAATACAAGGTGTTTCTAGGGAGTATCGATGTGCCTGTAACGACAGGGAAGATCACTCTGTACAGTACAAACGGCTTTACTTTTACTATCGAAGCGGAAATTGCTGCCACCACAGAAGCAATAGATATTGCCGCCAATCATGCCGCTCAAATAGCCACCCTTGAAGTAACCGAGGCAGAATTTAATGACCTCTCACTCGGAGCGCTGGTGAGTGTAGAAATATCACTTAACGGGGTCGACTATCACGTAATGGTGAATGGCAACAGTGTGATAAGGGTGGTAGAAAAATAGCGGGCCATTGCTGAAGTTAACAATGGCCGCCTTTCGTTTTCGTATGAAAACCCCACGTCGCTGAATCTTTCAGTCCGTCCGGTCTACTCGCTCCTTAATGTTCTGGCCGGATTTGTCTTCAGCGACTTTAGTGCATAGCTGCCCAGCACCACCCAGGAAGTAACCATCACGATGCCAGCCGCCAGCAAGTAGGCGAATGGCCCAAGGTTGATTCGGAAGGCGAATCCCTCAAGCCAGTCGTTCATTACATAGTAGTTGAGGGGCACCGCAATGAGCAAACTTGCGAGGAATAGAAGTGTTGTTTGTTTTAGGAGGATCATGAGTAATTGTTGTACAGAAGCGCCTAATACTTTTCTGATGGCCATTTCTTTCATCCGCTGTGCCACAGTGAAGCTTGCCAGACCAAGAATACCCAGCACGGCCACCAGGATGGCCATAAAAGTAGCATAGAGTGTCATCGAGCCTATGCGTTCTTCTGTCTCGTAGAGGTTTTGGAACTGCTGATCGACAAAAGTGTAGTCAATCGGGTGATTGGCGTCAAAGCCTTTCCAGGCGCTCTCAATTTGAGCCATGGTTTCGCTAAGACCGGCCGCATTGAGGCGTACCAGCAGCATGTTGTAGCGGTTGCTGTTTCTGCCCCGGAAAACGTGGATGACAGGCTCGACTGCATTGGCCAATGACCTGAAGTTGAAATCTTTTACTACGCCAATCACCTCAAATCCTTCGTCAGAGTCGGGGAACATGAGCTTATGGCCTTCTACCGAAGCCCAGCCCAGCTGTTTCATAGCCGCCTGGTTGATGACCGACTTGCGTTGGTCGGAGCGCATGTCGATGTCAAAATCTCTGCCTTGCACAAAGTCAATGTCCATGGTGGCGAAATACTTGTCGTCGACACTCACAAACCGCCAGTCGAGGGGAGCCCTGTCTCTGGCATCTTCCGATTGCACCAATACAAAACTCCCGCTGTACCTGCCTGGTGCGGAGTTGGAAGCACTCACCGATTTCACGCCAGGCACTGCTTCGAGCGAATTCCGGAAAGCGGCCCATCGCTGTTCGTTTTCTTCACCTTCACCTGACCGTGCATTGATGATCAGTACATTGTCGGGATCGAAATTCATGTCTGCCGTCTTCATGAAGTTGATTTGCTGATACATGATCAGTACAGCGCTGACAAGCATCACGGCAATTGCGAATTGGCAGGTGACAAGAATATTTTTTGGGTCAAAGCCGCTCCTCTTTAGAGAGGTGCTGCCGTGCATCACTTCTCCGGCCTTCAACTTGGAAAGGGTGAGCGTAGGATAAATGCCGGCTACCAATCCCAGGCCGATAATGCCTGCCAGGAGGCTGACCAAGGGCATGGGCTCAAACAGAAATGCGAGTGACATTTGCTGTCCAAAAAGGTCAATGAAGTAGGGTAGCAGAATAAAAGCCAATGCTATGCCCAGGATACTACCGACGGCAAAAAGAAACGTAGTTTCTCCGGTAAACTGGAGAACCAGGTCTTTGCCCCCGGCGCCAAACGTTTTGCGCACTGCTACCTCTTTGAACCTGCCAAGCGACTGGGCAGCGTTGAGATTCGCAAAGTTGAAAAAGGCAATCAGCAGTAGCCCGAAAGAGATATATTCCAGAAAATAGCCGTACTGCTGCTGTCCCGTGTTGAAGTCGTAATAGTCGGCCAGAGGCATCAGCTCCAGGGTACCCCGCTCAGAGGGGGTGACAAATTTCTCCACTAGTTGGGGGAATTGTGTCTTCAGGGTAGCTGGGTCTTTTCCGTTTTCCAGCTGAAGGAAGCTGAGAACAAACGACGATACCCACCCGTAATCTCCGTCTGCAATCCACTGCTGCCGTCTCGACTCCATGTTTACCAGCATGTTGAAGTTGAAGCTGGAGTTGAAGGGGAATTCTCCAAAAACGCCCGTTACCTCATAACTTACTGGTGTAGCAAGCTGCAGCTCTATAGTTTTACCGATCGGGTCGGCATCACCAAAGAGTCGTTCCGCCATGTTTTGACTTATTACGACCGATCTTGGGTTGGCGAAAACCTGTGCCTTATGCCCACGCACCAAAGGAAAAGAAAACATTTTGAACATGCCTTGCTCGCCGAAGGCCATTCTTTCGCTGAAATCCTGCCCATTGTACCTGATTGTCGTTTGCCCACCAAAAATAATTCGTGAGATGTTTTTGACGCCGGGAATAGCTTTTTGTACTTCTTCGGCCAGGGGTGGCCATGTATCGCTCACGTCAATTTGCCCTCCTTCAGGCGTGGGCCTGGTACGATACAAAAAGTAAATGTCGTCAGCATTTTCGTGAAACTGGTCATAGGTGATGATGTCGTAAGCATAAACACCCAGCAGCAGGCTTACAGCCACACCCAGGGTAAGACCGAGCACATTGATGGAAGCAATGAACTTTCTGTGTCGGATGTTGCGCAGCGCAATGAGGAAATAACTGCCCAGCAGTGGCCAGTAGGAGCCGTTGTACCTGAATTGTACTGAATGCTCTTCTTCGTTGATGTCGGCAGGAGTGCCCAGCTCTTCAATGGCTTTTTTGCAGGCGTCTTCTGCAGAGCAGCCCTGCGTTTGCAGTCGCTCAATACTTTGTCGCAGGTGATCTTCCAATTCGGCGATCACGCCATCTTCCAGGTTCTTTTGCTTTCTGAGTTGTTGGCGCCATTGAATGATGTGGCGTTCGATGAGTTGTTGATTATCCATGTGAAGTTTTTGAGTTGAGTGACCAAAGCTTCTGGAGTACATGGTGCATAGCCAGCCAGTGTTCCTGTTCCTGATGAATGGCCGCCTTGCCAAGCTCAGTAATGGCGTAGTACTTGCGGTGACGTCCATTGTCCGACTGGTTCCACTGCGAGGTGACCAGCCCCTCTTTCTCCAGCCTGTGGAGAACAGGGTACAGCATGCCGTCGGCCCATTCCAGTTGTCCGCCCGAGAGGGTTTTGATTTGTTGGATAATGTCATACCCGTAGTTGGGACCCTGCTGTAGGATACCGAGGATGAGAGGTTTGGAGGAAGCAGCAATCAATGATTTGGAAAAATCCATATACTTAAGAAGTCTTTATACATAGATAATCAATGTATAACGAAAACGCAAATCAGACCTGGTGAAAAAGTCCGTTAGCAGCTACTTCATGAATGGCTTGATTAGTAACTGGCTGGTAGTGGGGAGTGCCTGCACGAGAACGGGTTAGGCGATGGTCCAGGCACTGAGCGCCTCATCAATCGCCTGTAGCAGCTCATCTGCATTTATCTGCGTGAAGCACATGGGTGGCTTGATCTTTAGTGTATTGTCGAAAGGCCCGTCGGTGCCAATGAGGATGTTCTGCTCCTTGAGTTTGTTTTTCACAAAAGCCGCCAGTTCGGTGAAGGGTTCTTTTTTAGTTTTGTCTTTCACCAATTCCAGCCCCAGAAACAGGCCCTGCCCCCGGGCATTGCCTGCCCATTCGTATTTCTTGGTCAGGTTCTCAAAGCCGTTGAGGAGATAGGTGCCCAGTTTTTGTGCATGTTCAGGCAGTTGTTCTTCTTCCAGCACGTCGAGCACAGCATGGGCTATGGCGCACGACACTGGGTTGCCACCGAAGGAACTGAAGAACTCCATTCCTGTTTCGAAGGATGCAGCGATTTCCTCAGTCGTAACAACAGCCCCCATCGGGTGGCCATTGGCAATGGGCTTGCCAAGGATCACAATGTCGGGAACCACTTCCTGCATTTCGAAACCCCAGAAATAAGTACCGAGTCGGCCAAAGCCAGTTTGCACCTCATCGTTGATGCATACACCTCCATTGGCCCGCATATAGGTGTACACTTCTTTCAGGTAGCCTTTGGCCAGCGGCACTTGTCCACCGCAGCCAACGATAGGTTCAGAAATAAAAGTGCCGATGTCGAGGTTACTTGCTTTTATTCTGGCGATCAAATCGGCAGCATATTGCTTGCCTGCCGTACCGTCGTTCTGGGTGTACTGGCCTTTGTAGGTGTCGGGAAGGGTTGCTTCCAGAATGTGCTCTGCTTTGCCCTGGCCGCCTTTGCGGTTGTATTTATAATGACTGATGTCGATCACCTGCCGGGTGTTGCCATGGTAGCCGTGCTCCATTACCACAATGCCCTTTTTGCGGGAGTGCGTTTGGGCCAGCCGCAGGGCCAGGTCGCTGGCTGCACTGCCGGAATTAACAAAAAAGACTTTGGATAGCTTAGCCGGAAACTTGCTCAGCAGCTTCTCTGCATAGTTGTTGTACACCTCGCTCAGGTAGCGGGTATTGGTGTTGAGCCGGGCCATTTGTTGCTGACCAGCCTGCACCACTCTGGGGTGGCAGTGCCCTACGTGCGGAATATTGTTATAAGCATCGAGGTAGGTGTTGCCCAGGTCGTCGTGCATGTACTGAAAGGCGGCACTCACCATGTGGACGGGCTTGTCGAAGCTGATGGACAATGCCTTACTAGCTACTTTAAGCCTTTTGCTCAGCAGCTCATTGGTGTTGTCGGTAATAGTCGGAGGCAAGCCAATAGCTGTGCGAAACTCGTGACTGACCCGTCTGGGATTCATTCGAACCCATTTTTCCAGCAGCTCCCAGGCTGGTTTTTCGCTAATAGTAATGTAGTCGCTGTCGGGCTTCAGGGTTTTTGTGAAAGCCGATTTGCTCACACTCACCGCCAGGCGGGTGCCGATGAGGTAAAACAGCAGATCAATTTCTTTCTCATCCAAGGGCAGCACCTCATGGTAGCCGGTCAGCACCGGGATGGCCCATTCCAGCGGTTCTTCTTTCTCAAACATCACGTAGGTAAGCGCTATGGCCAGCTCGTTGACGAGAGGACTGTAGCACATGTCGCCAAAGTCGATCAGGCCAGTGACTTTGTCGCCATTCACCAGCAGGTTCCAATCGTTGGCGTCTCCGTGGAGGATTGTTTTCGGAAGTTTTAGCAGCAAGGGGTCGGCGACTTCTTTTTGTTGCATGAAAAAGTACTCAACCCATTTGCGTTTTTTTGAATCTTCGATGTGGGAGACATGCTGAAGGTTGCGTACGTATAGTTTCAAATCCCAATCGAAGTCTTTGGCGGCAACGGCTGAGTAGTATTGCCCTGTTAGGGCTTTGTCCATTTTGCCAAGAAGTTGGCCCAATGAGTAATGGAGGGCAGTGCTTGGGGTTGACTCGGCAAAGAAGGATCCTTCAAGAAAGGTGAGCAGACGCAGGAAGATGGTTTCACCTCCGTTGGTTTGGATGATGGTGACTAGCTCCTGCCGGACATTGGCGATGGGGTTGGAGAAGTAGCCCGGCAGCTTGTTGTTGAGCAGCAATAGAATTTTATTCTCGGCTTCCAGCAGTTCTTCAAGGCCAGGCTCGTCCTGATAAATTTTGAGTAGGAAGGTGCCCTTGTCTGTTATGACTTTGAAGTTGGTGCTGTCGTAGCCTTCGAGGCTTTTGAAGTTGGTGCAGGCGAGGTGGTAGTGTTCCTTGATCAATAAAAGAACGTCAAACTTATCGGTCATCAGGTATGATTTGTGCTTTTGTCCTCAAGCCGGACGGGCTGTTACTTTTCCTAGGATGAAAAGTAACCAAAAATCATCGAAAAATTAACGCACGGGCCATTTGTCCCGCACCCCTCCACCATTTTTCTCCCGCCCGCCGTGTCGGGGGCAATTAAGATCGAGAGCTTTATTTGGGAGGAGGCTTCACCTTTTTAGATTTAGAGATTTGGGGGTATTTGTCGTGCCCACAGCCGTAGCTGGTGGCACGACAAATTTAGTAAATGGCCTAGTCAATCACCTGATGTACCTTCAGCCAGTCGGCCAGCCTATCGGCCCAGGAATTGAATACTTCGTTTTTAGTGTTCACCATCCCTAACCCGTGAGCGCCTTTTTCATAAATATGCATTTCGGCAGGCACTCCTGCTTTCTTCAGGGCCAGGTAGAAGTAAAGGCTGTTTTCTACGGGCACGGCCGAGTCTTCGGTTGTGTGTACCAGAAAAGTAGGCGGAGTGAGGTTGGTTACCTGTTTTTCGTTCGACATCAAGGTTTGCTCTGCCTTGTTGGGCGTGTCGCCCAGCAGGTTGAACATAGAGCCCCGGTGAGTGAAGCTATCGTCCATATTGATTACCGGATAGCCGAGCACCATGTAGTTCGGTCTGGAACTGACTTTTTCGACAGGGTCTTTGCTGCTTTTGTCACCATCAGTGAAATGTGTGCCAAGACTGGACGCCAGGTGCCCACCGGCGGAGAAGCCCATGATACCTACCTTGTTGGGGTCGAGCCCCCACTTACCAGCATTGGCTCTTACCGTTCTTAGTGCTCTTTCTGCATCCATCAGGGGCACCGGGTGGGTGTAGCCACTTTTGTGAAAACCCAGGCGGTAGTAGAGCACATAGGCAGTTACGCCACGGTCGTTGTACCATTTGGCCACCTGCTTGCCTTCGTGGTCGTCGGCCAGATGCCCGTAGCCGCCGCCGGGGCAGATAACAACTGCGGATTTCTGTGCGTTTTTGGTAGCAGGATTGTAAGCCATCATGTAGGGCTGATCGGCATCTTCTTTGCTTTTGGCCATGGGGGCACCGTCAGGCCAGAGGTATATTTTTTCCTGAGCGAAGCTGTTCATCGATATGCAAATGATTCCGAGTAAGAGTAGGTATTTCATCTTTATAAAATTTGTTTTTCAGCGGTTAGATGGAATAGCCTGTACCATTACGGAATAGATCTTAGTCTGCTGACAGGTTATTCATTCCGTTGGGTAAGGTATTCCTTATGGCTATTTCATGTTTCTTTTTTTTGAAAAGGAAATTACAGCCAAGCGGCGAAATACCAAGAATCAAAAGACAAAAATCAAATAAAACTCAAAAGGGGAAGGTTGAAATTTTGAAAGGCAGTTGCTGCCGAACGGTGATTGCGAGGTCATTATGCAGTTCTTTCCCAGGTCAATGGCTAATGGCCCGTGGCAATCTGTTTATAAGGAGTAAAATTCTAATAAACAGATTGCTCCCGCACTCATCAAGTTGTTCCGCAATTGGAATGAGAACCAGTACTTCCCACCAGGCATTGGCCAAGCGAAATCTTATTCTACTTCTACGTTTATTTTCCTTCGAATCTGAACCTTGTTTGGGCTTTGCCTTTCGTGTTTGTTTTTTGCGGGGTCTGGTTTATTTTTTCTCTGCTACAAACTCCAGCGACACCGAATTCAGGCAGTACCTCAGTCCGGTTGGCTTGGGTCCATCAGGAAATACGTGACCAAGGTGACCGCCACAGCGGGCACATAGTACTTCGTCTCTCACCATGCCGAGCGATTTATCGGTTCCGACGAGGATGTTCTTTTTTTCAAGCGGCTGGTAGAAACTTGGCCATCCGGTGCCAGACTCAAATTTGGTTTGTGAACTGAATAGTGGCAACCCACATGCGGCACAATTGTATTGTCCTTTATCGTGGTTGTCCCAGTATTTGCCAGTGAAAGCCCTTTCAGTTCCCTTTTCTCTCAGCACATAGTATTGGTCGGCTGTTAGCTTTTCTTTCCATTGCGCTTCTGTTAGCTTAAACTCTCCTGTGCCCGTATTGGCCGCAACTTCTTTCTGTCCCTGTGCCTGGCAGCTGGTAACGAACGCCAACAAGGCAAGACCAGTCATTTTTATCAATAAGTTCTTCATGGCTTTCTTTTTTGGTATAACTACGAAGTTAACAACATTGTTGGTTTGCCAGGTTCGCTTTATTTGAGCGAAACGTCACGAAGAAGACCGAATACACGCACGAGCAAACAACAAGGCTCAAAAACAAAAAGGCAAATTAACATCAAATACAAAGCTCCAGACTTAGGCCTACTGCCAAATTACCGATCGGTGGAGTTGCCCTTCAATTTCGAATTTGGAACTTCTTTGTTTTTTTCCTTTTGCTATTTGTTTTTTTACCCAGCTATTCGTTCCTCAGCGTGCTCACCGGATTCGAATAAGCTGCTTTGATCGCCTGATAGCTAATGGTCAGGCCGACGATCAAAAGCGTCAAGCCACCTGCCAGCAGGAAGCTTCCCGGCCCGATATTGATGCGAAAGCTAAAGTCGCTAAGCCACCCATCCATAAAGTAGTAAACCACGGGCACGGCAATCAACAGCGAAAGCAAAACAAGCAGAGCAAATCCTTTGGACAGTAGCAAGATGATGTTGCCAATGGTGGCACCCAGCACCTTACGTATGCTGATTTCCTTCATTTTCTGCTGTGCCAGAAACATGATCAGGCCATACGAGCCCAGGCAGGAAATAAGAATGGCAATGCCTGCAAAGTAGCCTACGATTTTCCCTAGTCGCTCTTCATTTCGGTATGAAGATGCGAGCGTTTCATCCAGAAAGGAATATTCAAACGCCTTTTCGGGGAAGTGCCTGGTCCAAATCTCTTCTATGCCGGCAATGGTGGCAGGCAGGTTTTGCTGATGAACTTTAATTGAGAACATGGTGAAGTTGGCCACCGATACCCGAAACACTAATGGCCCTATGGGCTGCTGCAAAGTCATGAAATGGAAGTCTTTGATTACTCCAACCACCTGGCAGTCATTTCCTTCTACTGTGAATTTTTTGCCAATGGCCTCTTCATTAGAGCCAAAGCCGTAGTCTTTCACGGCTGACTCATTAACGAGCACTGCGTTGAGGTGGTCAGTTCCAAACGACTTATCAAAGGCCCTGCCGGTAACAACGTTCAGACCATATGTATCAATAAAGTCATAGTCTACCGAGAGCACAGGCGCTATGATATTTTCTTCTCTTGTATGTCCATCGGGAACAACAGGCCGATAAACAGATCCCAAGCCTAGTGGATTATCGGAAAGGGTGGACGCCAACACATTGGGGCTCCTCATCATTTCGTCTTCGAAGGTGTTCATTCGTTGCCTCATGTCGCCTTCAACGCCTCCAAAAGCATTATTGAAATTATTGCTAAAGAGCGGCACGTTAATAATGAAGTCTTTTTCAAAACCCATAGGTCGATTGCGCATGAAGTTGACTTGTTGGTATACTATGATACCACCTGAGATCAGTATGATGGAAACGGTGAACTGAACAATTACAAGGACCTTACGAAACGAAAGACCCGCTTTTCCTTTATTTGAAAGAATACCTTTAAGCGAGTTGGCCGGATCGATTTTAGTTACAAAGAATGCGGGGTACAGTCCGGCAGCGATGGCTGTTGTGACCACCAGAGCAAGAAACATCAGTGCATTGGATGCAGTGATGAAGTCACCAAATAACAGCTCTTTGTCGGTAAGTGTATTCAGGGCAGGCAGCAGGTAAAATGAGAGCCCACAAGCAATGAAAGCTGCTACCAGACTTACCACAAGCGATTCACCCAGAAATTGTATGACTAGCTGGGTTTTCCAGGCACCCAATACCTTACGCATGCCAATCTCTTTTGTCCGTTGCAGCGACTTGGCAGTGGACAGGTTGATAAAGTTGATGCAGGCAATGAGCAGCGTCAAAATGGCAATGGCTGAGAAAATATATACAAAAGTGATGCTGGACACTGGTTCGGGGTCTGCAGCAAGATTGGCATACAGGCGGGTGTCCGACATGGGAAAGAACGACCACTTCTGACCCAATTTGAGGTTTTCAGGAACAAACTTGTCATAGAAAGCTTCGAACCGTGCATTGGCCGTTTCCGCTGACTCCCCTTCTTTCAGCAGTGCGTAGGTGTATAGGTGTGAGGCTACCCAATTTTGGTTGAGTCGTTGCTTCAGCTCCTGGCCGTTGCCCTGTTCTATGTCAAATAGGTTGTCGAACGGAGCGATCATACTGAAATGAACATGAGAAGCGCTGGGAAAGTCTTTTATTATCCCCGTTACATTGAAAGGGTGATTGCCTGCCAGATAAATGGTTTTACCGATGGCGTTTTCATTTCCAAAATACTTCTCAGCTACTTCATCGGTTAGCACAACAGAAAAGGGATTTCTGAGCATTGATGCGGGGTCGCCAGCCACGTACTCAAAAGTGAAAATGTCCTGAATAGAGCTATCTGCGAAGAAAATCCTGCCTTCTTCGAATTGCTTTTTATTACCAGCCTGATCTACGATTTCGACACTGGCGTCCCTGTTGTACATTCTTGCCGCTTTTTCCACTTCGGGAAAAAATGAGACAAGATTCGGAGCAATAGGCAAAGGACTTCGTGCGAGATTGAATCCATTGATTTCGTATTTGAGTCTGTAAATACGCTCACTCTTGGTGTGAAACTTGTCATAGCTCAACTCGTCTTGCACATAGATGAAAAGCAGCAGGCAGCAGGTGAGGCCGATAGACAGGCCAAGAATATTGATGAGAGAATAGGCTTTGTGACGCAGAAGATTCCTTATCGCCACTTTGAAGTAGTTCTTAAGCATGTCCTTTGAATTTTGAGTTACTGTATGAGCGAATTAATGTGAAAAAGGTTGCTTTTATTACGCTAATGGTGGAAATCAATTTCCTTGTGTCACTATTTTTATATCG contains:
- a CDS encoding IS110 family RNA-guided transposase, with the protein product METGEVAFEQIVKVGCGLDVHQAVIVATISKGQNDYQTREFEAYTSSLTELRDWCKSQGVTHVAMESTGVYWKPVFNILEEDFEIILVNARHVKNVPGHKTDKRDSRWISKLLLAGLLRGSFIPPRDIRELRDLVRYKKRQVEHVASEKNRLIRILEDANIKLSTVLTEVHGATGSKIINDIIDGKTNVDDLMKHIHGKVKANREDIRKALEGKLTAHHRFMLNIIRKSIEEKEGIIGELEQHIDRSTAQYAVEIDLLQTIDGVGKDSAISIISEIGVDMNQFPNEHHLSSWAGLSPGNNESAGKKKAQGQLRETAT
- a CDS encoding Ig-like domain-containing protein produces the protein MKSASTISFLHFFIACVFVVGCGGETDEPDPVEEVHPTLLLSERDINILMEDSTLLRYTILPDTITIDDLKWTSSDEEVATVSATGLLRALSIGTATIKLSSESEEVEATLTVNVLPIPLSSVEIAGGDSVVVAFVNTEESLDLAFLPENATDKSIQWRSSNTNVLSVDPTGKALAKTLGYVFVEAYRENDPWIYDAVTVIPAEEGQLVAASFVNVVTFAGKYQYKVFLGSIDVPVTTGKITLYSTNGFTFTIEAEIAATTEAIDIAANHAAQIATLEVTEAEFNDLSLGALVSVEISLNGVDYHVMVNGNSVIRVVEK
- a CDS encoding ABC transporter permease — translated: MDNQQLIERHIIQWRQQLRKQKNLEDGVIAELEDHLRQSIERLQTQGCSAEDACKKAIEELGTPADINEEEHSVQFRYNGSYWPLLGSYFLIALRNIRHRKFIASINVLGLTLGVAVSLLLGVYAYDIITYDQFHENADDIYFLYRTRPTPEGGQIDVSDTWPPLAEEVQKAIPGVKNISRIIFGGQTTIRYNGQDFSERMAFGEQGMFKMFSFPLVRGHKAQVFANPRSVVISQNMAERLFGDADPIGKTIELQLATPVSYEVTGVFGEFPFNSSFNFNMLVNMESRRQQWIADGDYGWVSSFVLSFLQLENGKDPATLKTQFPQLVEKFVTPSERGTLELMPLADYYDFNTGQQQYGYFLEYISFGLLLIAFFNFANLNAAQSLGRFKEVAVRKTFGAGGKDLVLQFTGETTFLFAVGSILGIALAFILLPYFIDLFGQQMSLAFLFEPMPLVSLLAGIIGLGLVAGIYPTLTLSKLKAGEVMHGSTSLKRSGFDPKNILVTCQFAIAVMLVSAVLIMYQQINFMKTADMNFDPDNVLIINARSGEGEENEQRWAAFRNSLEAVPGVKSVSASNSAPGRYSGSFVLVQSEDARDRAPLDWRFVSVDDKYFATMDIDFVQGRDFDIDMRSDQRKSVINQAAMKQLGWASVEGHKLMFPDSDEGFEVIGVVKDFNFRSLANAVEPVIHVFRGRNSNRYNMLLVRLNAAGLSETMAQIESAWKGFDANHPIDYTFVDQQFQNLYETEERIGSMTLYATFMAILVAVLGILGLASFTVAQRMKEMAIRKVLGASVQQLLMILLKQTTLLFLASLLIAVPLNYYVMNDWLEGFAFRINLGPFAYLLAAGIVMVTSWVVLGSYALKSLKTNPARTLRSE
- a CDS encoding PadR family transcriptional regulator, with the protein product MDFSKSLIAASSKPLILGILQQGPNYGYDIIQQIKTLSGGQLEWADGMLYPVLHRLEKEGLVTSQWNQSDNGRHRKYYAITELGKAAIHQEQEHWLAMHHVLQKLWSLNSKTSHG
- a CDS encoding aminotransferase class III-fold pyridoxal phosphate-dependent enzyme yields the protein MTDKFDVLLLIKEHYHLACTNFKSLEGYDSTNFKVITDKGTFLLKIYQDEPGLEELLEAENKILLLLNNKLPGYFSNPIANVRQELVTIIQTNGGETIFLRLLTFLEGSFFAESTPSTALHYSLGQLLGKMDKALTGQYYSAVAAKDFDWDLKLYVRNLQHVSHIEDSKKRKWVEYFFMQQKEVADPLLLKLPKTILHGDANDWNLLVNGDKVTGLIDFGDMCYSPLVNELAIALTYVMFEKEEPLEWAIPVLTGYHEVLPLDEKEIDLLFYLIGTRLAVSVSKSAFTKTLKPDSDYITISEKPAWELLEKWVRMNPRRVSHEFRTAIGLPPTITDNTNELLSKRLKVASKALSISFDKPVHMVSAAFQYMHDDLGNTYLDAYNNIPHVGHCHPRVVQAGQQQMARLNTNTRYLSEVYNNYAEKLLSKFPAKLSKVFFVNSGSAASDLALRLAQTHSRKKGIVVMEHGYHGNTRQVIDISHYKYNRKGGQGKAEHILEATLPDTYKGQYTQNDGTAGKQYAADLIARIKASNLDIGTFISEPIVGCGGQVPLAKGYLKEVYTYMRANGGVCINDEVQTGFGRLGTYFWGFEMQEVVPDIVILGKPIANGHPMGAVVTTEEIAASFETGMEFFSSFGGNPVSCAIAHAVLDVLEEEQLPEHAQKLGTYLLNGFENLTKKYEWAGNARGQGLFLGLELVKDKTKKEPFTELAAFVKNKLKEQNILIGTDGPFDNTLKIKPPMCFTQINADELLQAIDEALSAWTIA
- a CDS encoding alpha/beta hydrolase, with protein sequence MKYLLLLGIICISMNSFAQEKIYLWPDGAPMAKSKEDADQPYMMAYNPATKNAQKSAVVICPGGGYGHLADDHEGKQVAKWYNDRGVTAYVLYYRLGFHKSGYTHPVPLMDAERALRTVRANAGKWGLDPNKVGIMGFSAGGHLASSLGTHFTDGDKSSKDPVEKVSSRPNYMVLGYPVINMDDSFTHRGSMFNLLGDTPNKAEQTLMSNEKQVTNLTPPTFLVHTTEDSAVPVENSLYFYLALKKAGVPAEMHIYEKGAHGLGMVNTKNEVFNSWADRLADWLKVHQVID